The window GTCGTGACTAAAAAATACTCGGGATGATCACATCTGAATTTATACACATGTCCGGGTTGAACATCCAGTTTCAACTCACCAAGTCCATTGGTTGTAAAAATTTTCTCATTGGCATTATCCACCATCATCTTCACTCTGACACCTGGGATAGGCGTACCCGCCTGCACTTCAGTGATAGCTAAAAACATATTCAGTTGAGGCGGATGTTTCTCGAATCCGTAGATTTTATCGACATTGCCATTTCTGGAAGAGGAAAAATATCCTTCCATTCCTGTTGAATCCATAATAAAGCTGAAATCATCCTGTGAAGAATTTATGGGATAACCCAGATTTTCTGCAGTACTCCATTCTCCCTGGACAAACTTTGACTCATAGATATCAAGACCACCCATACCGGTACGTCCATCGGAGGCAAAATAGAGCAAGGAATCATTCGCCATAAAAGGAAAAAGCTCATTCCCTTCGGTATTCACTCCGGCTCCCAAATTCACCGGATTACTCCAACGTTCTCCTCCTTCCCATCGGACCATATACAAATCCGATCCACCATAACCCCAGGGCATATCCGAAGAAAATATCATCATCGCTCCGCTTGCATTCAGGGCCGGATGACCGACAGAATACTCATTGCTGTTAAAATACATGGGACCTTTGATTTTCCATTCGCCCAATTCATTATCGGCTTTGAATATCTTCAGGACATTAACATTTTTATTATTTTTCTCTGCTCTGTTGCTGACATAATTATTCCTGGTAAAATACATGGTATTGTATCCATTGGAAAAGACGACAGGCCCCTCATTAAATTTACCATTCACATCACCGCGAAGGGTTCGATATCCATCCAGTTACCGCGATCGGTTTTCTTCGCGTAAAACAAATCAAGGAACCTGTTACCCGTTCCATCTGAAACAGCTTTTGAAAGCCCCTTCACACTCCGATCCGAAAGAAAGACAATACCGCTTCTGAAAAAAGCCGGGCTAAAGAAATTATCATGAGGTGTATTAAACTTCAATAAGGAAATCGAATAGAGCGTCGTGTCCCGGTAAAAAACTGCGATACTATCACAGGCGTTTAACATTCTTTGCGCTTTAAAATCACTTTTATTAAACTCCAGGTACTTTTCAATATGCACTTTTGCTTCTTTATAATTGCCATTTCTCATCATGGCTTGTGCAAGAAACAAATTCCATTCAGGACGAGCATCGGGTAATTTAATTGCTCTGCGGTACCAATATTCTGTCTTCACCGAATTCCCCATCTGCAAATAACAATCGGCAATATTCGCTGTAGCTTCAGGAATAATTTTTCTACTCAGCACGTACTCATACTCATTTGCGGCACTGGCGTAGGCAAATTGCTGATAATATTCGTTAGCTGAACGCAAATGGACATTGAGACATCCTCCGGTCATCCCCGCGATCGAAATCAGCAATAATCCAATAAAAATTCGCGAATGTCTCATCAGAAGTAGCGTGGGGATTTCATTTTTGTAACAGGGAAACCAAAATCGTAACCAATCATAAATTCATGAGAACCGGAATTATAATTTCCCAATTCACCGAGTGTATAATCATACGAATATCCAACTCTCATTTTACGGCTAATCTGGTATTCGAATAAGACTATAATTGCTTCATCGGAACGATAGGAAGTTCCCAGCCAGAAAATTTCATTGATCAGCATATTCAGATTCAAATCATATTGCATTTTTGCACCGGCTTCATAACGCAAGAGGAAGGATGGTTTAAACTTCAACTCACGTTCTGTTTCTATCACACCTCCAGCCGTTACATAATAACGTCTTACTTGTTTATGTACCGGCTCTCCGGGTTCAATGGAAGAATTGTCATTGGGGTCGTAGCTCAGAAGAAATGGTGCAGACACGCCCGCATAAAATAAATCCCTGTAATAATAAGCACCCAATCCTGCATTCGGTAATAAGTTACTGAAGGTATTATAATCAAACACCTTATCACCCGGATCCCAATACGTCAATTTCACTACTTCAGAGCTAAAATTACTTACGCCTGCTTGCAGACCGACAGAGAGTTTTCCAACACCCAGCGGTAGATGATAAGCGAGCATACCATACACGTCCGTTTGTTTAGTCACACCAATTTTATCCTGTTGCAGGAGCATTCCCAATCCCAGTTTTTTCTTCTTGAGCAGACCATGAATAGTACCGGAATACGTTACCGGTGCACCTTCCATTCCGGCCCATTGCTTTCTGTACATCATGGTGGTACTTACATACTCTTTACTTCCCGCATAAGCAGGATTCAGCAACAAGCCATTAAACATATAATGACTCATCAACGGACTTTGCTGAGCGAAAGCAGATGAACAACTCATCGCGAATACTAAAATCAGGTAGATCCTCCTCATCGTCTTAAATCAATATAAGTATTATACACTTTATTAATAAAATTCACTTTCACAATAACGAAATAGGTTCCATCCGCTAAAGGATACCCTTCATTATCGGTTCCGTACCAGTCATTCCTATAACTCTTTTGCGTGTAGACATTCTGACCCCATCGATTATAAACGACAATCTCATTATCGGGATACTCCTCGAGACCCTTAATTACAAGATAATCATTACTGCCATCAAAATTGGGAGAGAATGCTGTAGGCAATTGAATTTTAGGAAGGCATTCCAGGCTATCTCGTCTGAAAATATTCACTACAGCAGAATCTCTGCAGGTACCATTAACGACTGTCCATAAGAAAGTATTATTTCCAAAATTCAGTCCTATCACCCTGGTGAAGGCGCGAGAAGTATCATCAATCTGTACATCGCCCGTTAAAGAGGTCCAATACCCATAGCCAAATTCAGGTCTAGTGGCATTGAGATTCACCTCACTATTACAAACACTTCTATCTGTTCCTCCAATGGCTTCAATTTCTGACGTTACCGTAATGGTTAATTGATCATCATCGGAACAAATCCCATCTGAGATCGTCCATAACAACACGTTATCACCATTGGCAAGGTTAGAGATCGTACTTGAAGGAGAAGTAGAATCCGAAAACGAAATTGTATTTAAAGAACTTATCACCTGACAGTAACCAATGCCGAGGGCAGGTGTATCCGCGAAGAGTGTAACATTATTCTCACCGCAAATATTAAATCCGTTCCGGCATTGGCAACCAGTTGTTGAGGTTGCGTTAAAAGGAAAGTCGGATAAGTACCACAATTATTATCATCTGTAATAAAGACGGTATAAAGATCTGACGTAAGGTTTTGCAAATTTTGAGTGATAGCACCATTACTCCAAACGAAATTATAGGGTGCAGTACCCCCGGTTACACTCAGGAATAATTCACCATCCGCCAATCCAAAGCAGCTAATATTATAGGGAGGATTATTTTGAGGGGAAACGGAGTTAATAGTATAGGGCTGTGGTTCTGTTAAAGTAATTGTCCGGATAGCGACACATCCGAGTGCGTCCGTAATAGTTACAGTATAAAGCCCCTGAGAGAGATTTGTTAAGGCTGAATCCGTATTCGAAAGTCCGGCCCAGGAATAAGTCAATGGCAATGATACACCGGTTGCAGTTATAGCGATAAATCCGTCTAATCCTCCATTACAGGTAATATTAGAAGAATCAACAGCCAAAATAACGGGGCCGGAGAGGTTACTGATATTCGCAATATTTGAAACTGAACATCCATTAAAATCAGTAACGGTTACAGTGTAACTACCGGCTGCGAGATTTGCAAGAGAATCATTCACGCTTCCATTCGACCATAGAAAACTATATCCGGGAATTCCTCCACTTGCGTTCACCACTACCTGACCGTTAGTGAGGCCACAAGCAGCATTTTGCAACCCTGAAAATGAAATCAACAACTCCTGCGGCTGACTTATGTTAAAAGCCTGAGAACCGGTACATCCTCTGTTATCTGTAACTATGACAGAATAATTTCCTGCTGCAAGATTATTAACATCCTGAGTAGTCTGACTTGTGTTCACCCAGGTATACAGATAAGGGGTCACTCCTCCATTGATATCAATATCAATACTGCCGTCAGCAGTTCCAAAACAACTGACACTATCTACAGTTACACTTGAAATTACCGGTATTCCAGTATTTGAAATCGTAAAACTTGTATCAAATCTACAAAAAGCAGCATCAGTAACTGTCACGGTATAAGTACCGGAATTCAATCCTGAAATTGTTGACGATGCATTACCGGTGTTCCACAAATAAGTATAGCCGGAAGTCCCCCCGGTTGTTTGAGCGACAATAATTCCATTACTGAGATTACAACTTGGCTCTGTAAGAGTAGCGTTTACTTGCAGTGCTGATGGTTCTGCTATAGTATCTACAAACAAATTCGTACAACCATTGTCATCTGTGACAGTTAAAGTATAAATACCTGCAGGAACATTCGAGAGATTTTGACTAACACTGCCATTGCTCCATAAATAACTAAAGGGTGCAGTTCCGAAAAGCACATCTATCGCAAGTTGCCCGGTACTGTCGCCCGGACAAGTTACAGCAGTCATGCTCACTAATGTAACAGCAGGACCATTCAGATTGCCAATAACGACATTCTCTACTTTAGTACATCCGTTCGCGTCTGTAACTGTTACGGTATAAGAACCGGCTACAACATTATTTATTGAATCAACTGTTCCACCATTCGACCATAAGTAGGTATATCCGGGTACACCTCCATTCACAGTGACAAAGGCCGCTCCGTTTGCACTACCACAACTGGCATCTACTACTGCTGACTGAATGATAATATCAGTAGGTTGGGTAACCGTCACGAATGCAGTATCCTTGCAGCCTGTATTATCAGTAACAATCAAGGAATAATTTCCAGCAGGAATAGCATTCAAGTCCTGTGTTGTCTGGCCGGATGACCAGATATATTGAAATGGGTTTGAGCCTCCGGAAACGGAAATATTGATCGCACCATTTGACAAGCCAAAACAGGAAACATTTGTCAGTTGATTCACATTCAACTGTGGACCATTCAGATTTTGTACCCGAATGGTATCCTGCCTGACGCATAAATTCTGATCCGTTACAGTCACGGTAAATAAGCCCGCAGCCACATTTTTAATACTATCATTCGCAACACCGTTCGACCAGAGATAGGTAAAAGTACCTGGTCCCCACTGTCGCGGTTACTGTAGCCAATCCATTTAACTGACCACAACTTGCCCCAACAGACTGAAGTTGCAATACAATTGCTGGAGGCTGACCAAGTGAAAATTGTTGTGAAGAGGTACAGCCTGTACCATCCGTCACAGTTACGGTATATGTTCCGGCTGCTAATGAGTCCGCTGTATTGCCGGTGTCTCCATTAGACCAAATAACCACATAAGGAGTTGTGCCACCTGAAATACTCACTGTCAATGACCCGTTGGTTCCACCAAAACAGGAAGGTTGAATCTGATTTTGCAATTGTAGTGCAGGTGCACCTGAATTAGAAACTGCTACAGAATCGAGGAAAGTACAACCCAGATTATCTGTTATCGTTACCGAATAGGTTCCGGCAGGAATTCCTGTTAACGTTTGAGCACTACTGCCTGTTTCCCAGAGATAGGTATATGGTCCTACTCCACCACGGGGGGTTACAGTAGCGCTTCCATTGGATTGGTTACATGTGGCCTGAATTGAAGTAAAGGATGTTGTTATCTGCGCATTTTGAGTAATGGTTACACTCAGTGTATCTGTACAACCGCCACCATCACTAACGGTAAGGGTATACGTTCCGGCAAAAACACTGAACCGATCCTGATTGGTATTTCCATCATTCCACAGATAGGTGAAAGGAACTGTACCGCCAGTCACAGAAATATATATTCTGCCTGAGTTTGCACCAAAGCAACGGACATTTCTCACTGAATCCAATACAGCTAAAGGACCCGATTGCGCGGATACCAGAAAACTGAGTGTCGTATCGCAACTATTGAAATCAGATACTGTCACGGTATATGTTCCTGCAGTAAGACCCGAAATTGCTGCAGTCGTTTGACCACCTGACCATAAAAAAGTATAGGGCGACGTTGCACCATTTACCGTAAGGCTGATTGAACCATTGGAAAATCCACAAGAGGCGTTTTGAATAACCGGCACTACATTAAATGTATCCGGCTCAAGGATAACAAAAACAGCAGAATCGGAGCAGGCAACGCTATCTGTCACCATAACTGTATAAGTACCCGCAGCAAGACCGGAAACATCTTGTTGGGTTCCACCTTGTGACCATGAGTAAACGTAAGGAGTAATACCTCCAATCACATTGATGTCAATACTCCCTGTTGTCGCTCCGGGACAAATGACATCCTGTTGAGCAACCAGCGAAATAACCGGTCCGTTTGAGAGCGTAACTGCAACATTACGACGTCTTGTACATCCGTTCGCATCGGTTACCGTCACATTGTAAGTTCCTGCAGTGAGCGCTGTAATACTCTGGGTAGTTTGTCCGTTATTCCAGAGATAGGTATAGGGAGGAGTGCCGCCCGATGGATTCGACTGAGCCTGTCCGGTCGCCTGCCCGCAGAAAGAAGGTTGCGAGGTCATGGGAGATAACAATGCGGTAGGCTGAGTGACAGAAAAATTCTGCCGAACTGTACATCCTGCAAAATCAGTAACCGTTACCGTATAATTTCCTGCCGTCAAATCAGAAATATTCTGAGTAGTTGCACCATTCGACCAGAGGATAGATAACGGCGACGCACCCCCGCTTAAATAAATGGTGATCGCACCACTGGTATCATTATTACATAATAAATTTTGAACTGTACTACTATCAATGACCGGTCCGCCTGTTCCATTTACACTGGATGAAAATTGTGAGCTGCAATTATTCGCATCTGTAACTGTTACTGTATATGTACCGGCAATCACACCGGAAATACCGGTACCTGTACCCCCTGTTGACCAAAGGTAGAGATAAGGAGATGTTCCACCTGTAATCACGACTGACAATGCGCCATTCGCTAAACCGCAACTTGCAGGTGTTGATGAAAAAGTGGACTGAATTGAATCAGGTTCAGCAACAGTATACGTTCCGGTGGTGGTACAACTATTCTGATCCGTTACTGTTACAGTATAGACTCCTGCAATCAATCCTGTCACATCTTCTGTCAAAGCTCCATTACTCCAGATAAATGTTAAAGGAATTGCACCCCCTGCAGTTGTAATATTTATTGCTCCGTCACTGTCACCATAACAAGAAACACTATCTATAACTACAGAACTTATTACAGGTCCGGAAGCTGTCACAACCTGTCCGCTTGCTGTTGCAGTACACAATGCAGCATCGGTTACTGTTACTGTATACGTTCCCGCCGCAAGACTACTAATTGATGAAACGGTTGCACCTGTATTCCATAAATAGGTCAGGACACCGGTTCCTCCACTTGCAATAACCGTGGCAGTTCCATTGGATACCCCGCAGGAAGCATTAGTAGTATTTACAACAGCATTTATAGCCGAAGGTTGGGATAAATTAAAAACTCTGGATCGCGTACAAGAATTAAAATCAGTTACGGTCACCGTATACGCTCCGACTGCTAAATTGACAGGATCTTCTCCGGTAAATCCATTACTCCATTGATAAGTAAAAGGAGGGGTACCACCAGCCATAGTCAAATTGATACTTCCGGTACTGGCGCCGTTACATAAAATGTTAGTAACAACAGGTCCGAAAGTAATGAGATTGGTTTGGCTAACTGTATATGGTGATATGCCGGTACATCCATTTCCATCTGTAATAGTTACAGTATATACTCCTGCAATTAAACCGCTCACATCCTCTGTTGTAGCAGCGGTACTCCACAAATAAGTAAAAAGACCATTACCACCTGAAGGCGTTATATTAATACTTCCCGTCGCACCACCATTACAATTCACATTAGTGACCACACCGGTTGAAGTTACCGCATTAGGTTGACCAACTAAAAAGGATTGAGAAGTACTACAGTTATTTACATCCTGAACAGTGACGGTATACGTTCCGGCGAGAAGCCCGGAAAGATCTTCTGTTACTGCGCCGTTGCTCCATAAATACGTATACGTAGGAGTTCCTCCACTCACTGTAATATCTATTGCGCCATCATTACCTCCATTGCAGGTAACATCTGTTATAGAAGTATTGCTGATTACCGGTGCATTAGCCGCGGAGACCACAACACTTGAAACAGCGGTACAATTATTAGCATCACTAACGGTCACTGTATACGTTGCAGGAACCAGACCTGAAATGTTTGCAGTTATACCGCCGTTACTCCAGAGATAAGAATAACCGGGTGTACCACCGGCAGGAGTCGCAGTAGCAGTACCGGTTCCAACACCACAGCCGGATTGAGTTGCTGAAGTACCTACACTAAGTGCGGAAGGTTGTGTAAGTGAGAAGGACTGTACATGGGTACAGGCATTCGCATCTGTAATTGTAACCGTGTACGTGCCGGCTGATAAAGCAGAAATATCTTCTACAAGTGCTCCGTTGCTCCAGAGAAAAGTATAGGAAGGTGTTCCTCCATTTACAGTGACGTCAATGGCACCTGTACTTCCACCATTACAAGCAATAGTAGTAAGATTAGCGGAAGCTGTTATTGTTTGTGGCTGTGAAATCGGAAAGCTAAAAATACCCACACAGAAATTCTGATCAGTTATTGTTACGGTATAAGTAGTAGCGGATAGACCGGAAACATCCTGAGTAATAGCTCCTGTGCTCCAGAGATAGTTGTATGCAGGAGTTCCACCGGCTACAGAAATATCCAAACTTCCATTAGCACCTCCATTACAGGAAACATTTACAGTAGTTATCAATGTAGCCAGAGGACTACCTGTATTACCAACCGCAGTACTTGAAGAAACAGTACACCCGGCGGCATCTGTGACAGTTACGGTGTAGGTACCAGCCGCAAGTCCTGTAATTACCTGTGATGTTTGTCCGGTATTCCATTGAAAAGTGTAATTAGGGGTTCCACCGGAAGGAATAACTGTAATTGACCCGTTAGATGCGTTGCAGGTTCCATTTACAGGAATGAAATTTAAAAGAATTGGAGCACTTTGCGTTACAGTTGCATTTGTAATAGCTGTACAGTTATTTACATCTGTAACGGTTACTGTATACGTACCTGCAGGAAG of the Bacteroidota bacterium genome contains:
- a CDS encoding OmpA family protein yields the protein MNGKFNEGPVVFSNGYNTMYFTRNNYVSNRAEKNNKNVNVLKIFKADNELGEWKIKGPMYFNSNEYSVGHPALNASGAMMIFSSDMPWGYGGSDLYMVRWEGGERWSNPVNLGAGVNTEGNELFPFMANDSLLYFASDGRTGMGGLDIYESKFVQGEWSTAENLGYPINSSQDDFSFIMDSTGMEGYFSSSRNGNVDKIYGFEKHPPQLNMFLAITEVQAGTPIPGVRVKMMVDNANEKIFTTNGLGELKLDVQPGHVYKFRCDHPEYFLVTTEESTVGLKFSDTLKVKVELRKVQLNKPFVWQGVAFKKKDYQLKVTSGETLQFLSTLLLDNSRLQVEIGSYTDSRNSDADNIILTQKRAELVLSYLVTQGIAESRLSAKGYGEAKLLNKCVNGILCIEEEHERNNRIEITVKAISKDAGMP
- a CDS encoding gliding motility-associated C-terminal domain-containing protein, which codes for MISSLNTISFSDSTSPSSTISNLANGDNVLLWTISDGICSDDDQLTITVTSEIEAIGGTDRSVCNSEVNLNATRPEFGYGYWTSLTGDVQIDDTSRAFTRVIGLNFGNNTFLWTVVNGTCRDSAVVNIFRRDSLECLPKIQLPTAFSPNFDGSNDYLVIKGLEEYPDNEIVVYNRWGQNVYTQKSYRNDWYGTDNEGYPLADGTYFVIVKVNFINKVYNTYIDLRR
- a CDS encoding type IX secretion system membrane protein PorP/SprF — protein: MRRIYLILVFAMSCSSAFAQQSPLMSHYMFNGLLLNPAYAGSKEYVSTTMMYRKQWAGMEGAPVTYSGTIHGLLKKKKLGLGMLLQQDKIGVTKQTDVYGMLAYHLPLGVGKLSVGLQAGVSNFSSEVVKLTYWDPGDKVFDYNTFSNLLPNAGLGAYYYRDLFYAGVSAPFLLSYDPNDNSSIEPGEPVHKQVRRYYVTAGGVIETERELKFKPSFLLRYEAGAKMQYDLNLNMLINEIFWLGTSYRSDEAIIVLFEYQISRKMRVGYSYDYTLGELGNYNSGSHEFMIGYDFGFPVTKMKSPRYF
- a CDS encoding SprB repeat-containing protein, which produces MHKKLNLAVWRKIVFLLFLISSATSSNAFSILSSGNEARKANSSFIITLTFTLSDYNGVNVSCNSSSDGAIDLTPTDGTAPYTFLWSTGATSEDLSGIPAGTYTVTVTDFLGEVKTGSVTLVAPALMTVVQDSVNSASCNGGADGAAYISVTGGVPGYSYLWSDASSNEDITNVIAGAYNVTVTDVNSCTSQLNVDIFEDPFLTLQLVDTDVSCNGASTGAINLTVNGGTPNFTFNWSNGSTSEDLNGLPAATYTVTVTDANGCSESSFIVISQPSAINLSAVVADVDCNGAATGAIDLTVSGGLPNYTFIWSNGSISEDPSGLLSATYTVTVTDANGCTATTNEFVPQPPVLSLSTISTNVACNGTFTGAIDLTVTGGTSGYTYNWSNGSSFEDPNTLSAGTYTVTVTDANNCTATTSAVVNEPALLTLARTVTNVSCNGAATGSINLTASGGTPGYNYNWSNGSSNEDISGLIAGTYTVTVTDANNCTASTSAIVTQSSAINLSTIVTNVGCNGASTGAVNLSVSGGTPGYTYNWSNGSSNEDISGLIAGTFTVTVTDANNCTATTSTTVTQTSAINLSRIATNFACNGSSTSAINLTVSGGAPGYTYNWSNGSSNEDISGLIAGTYTVTVTDANNCTATTSTTVTQTTAISLSTIVTNVACNGASTGAVNLAVSGGTPGYTYNWSNGSSNEDISGLIAGTYTVTITDANSCTATTSVLVSQPSPINLSTVVTNIACNGGASGAINLTVSGGTPGFTYNWSNGSSNEDISGLTAATYTVTVTDANNCIASVNAVVSQTSGLNLSTVVTNVACSGAATGAINLTVSGGVPGYTFNWSNGSATEDLSGIIAGTYTVTVTDVNSCTGTTSVVVSQPAALNLSTVVTNVVCNGGATGAINLTVSGGTPGYTYNWSNGSSNQDITGLIAGTYTVTVTDANNCTGTTSALVTQSAAIILSTFVTNVACNGASTGAVNLTVSGGTPGYTYNWSSGSSNEDLIALPAGTYTVTVTDVNNCTAITNATVTQSAPILLNFIPVNGTCNASNGSITVIPSGGTPNYTFQWNTGQTSQVITGLAAGTYTVTVTDAAGCTVSSSTAVGNTGSPLATLITTVNVSCNGGANGSLDISVAGGTPAYNYLWSTGAITQDVSGLSATTYTVTITDQNFCVGIFSFPISQPQTITASANLTTIACNGGSTGAIDVTVNGGTPSYTFLWSNGALVEDISALSAGTYTVTITDANACTHVQSFSLTQPSALSVGTSATQSGCGVGTGTATATPAGGTPGYSYLWSNGGITANISGLVPATYTVTVSDANNCTAVSSVVVSAANAPVISNTSITDVTCNGGNDGAIDITVSGGTPTYTYLWSNGAVTEDLSGLLAGTYTVTVQDVNNCSTSQSFLVGQPNAVTSTGVVTNVNCNGGATGSINITPSGGNGLFTYLWSTAATTEDVSGLIAGVYTVTITDGNGCTGISPYTVSQTNLITFGPVVTNILCNGASTGSINLTMAGGTPPFTYQWSNGFTGEDPVNLAVGAYTVTVTDFNSCTRSRVFNLSQPSAINAVVNTTNASCGVSNGTATVIASGGTGVLTYLWNTGATVSSISSLAAGTYTVTVTDAALCTATASGQVVTASGPVISSVVIDSVSCYGDSDGAINITTAGGAIPLTFIWSNGALTEDVTGLIAGVYTVTVTDQNSCTTTGTYTVAEPDSIQSTFSSTPASCGLANGALSVVITGGTSPYLYLWSTGGTGTGISGVIAGTYTVTVTDANNCSSQFSSSVNGTGGPVIDSSTVQNLLCNNDTSGAITIYLSGGASPLSILWSNGATTQNISDLTAGNYTVTVTDFAGCTVRQNFSVTQPTALLSPMTSQPSFCGQATGQAQSNPSGGTPPYTYLWNNGQTTQSITALTAGTYNVTVTDANGCTRRRNVAVTLSNGPVISLVAQQDVICPGATTGSIDINVIGGITPYVYSWSQGGTQQDVSGLAAGTYTVMVTDSVACSDSAVFVILEPDTFNVVPVIQNASCGFSNGSISLTVNGATSPYTFLWSGGQTTAAISGLTAGTYTVTVSDFNSCDTTLSFLVSAQSGPLAVLDSVRNVRCFGANSGRIYISVTGGTVPFTYLWNDGNTNQDRFSVFAGTYTLTVSDGGGCTDTLSVTITQNAQITTSFTSIQATCNQSNGSATVTPRGGVGPYTYLWETGSSAQTLTGIPAGTYSVTITDNLGCTFLDSVAVSNSGAPALQLQNQIQPSCFGGTNGSLTVSISGGTTPYVVIWSNGDTGNTADSLAAGTYTVTVTDGTGCTSSQQFSLGQPPAIVLQLQSVGASCGQLNGLATVTATVGTRYFYLSLVERCCE
- a CDS encoding SprB repeat-containing protein, yielding MAAGLFTVTVTDQNLCVRQDTIRVQNLNGPQLNVNQLTNVSCFGLSNGAINISVSGGSNPFQYIWSSGQTTQDLNAIPAGNYSLIVTDNTGCKDTAFVTVTQPTDIIIQSAVVDASCGSANGAAFVTVNGGVPGYTYLWSNGGTVDSINNVVAGSYTVTVTDANGCTKVENVVIGNLNGPAVTLVSMTAVTCPGDSTGQLAIDVLFGTAPFSYLWSNGSVSQNLSNVPAGIYTLTVTDDNGCTNLFVDTIAEPSALQVNATLTEPSCNLSNGIIVAQTTGGTSGYTYLWNTGNASSTISGLNSGTYTVTVTDAAFCRFDTSFTISNTGIPVISSVTVDSVSCFGTADGSIDIDINGGVTPYLYTWVNTSQTTQDVNNLAAGNYSVIVTDNRGCTGSQAFNISQPQELLISFSGLQNAACGLTNGQVVVNASGGIPGYSFLWSNGSVNDSLANLAAGSYTVTVTDFNGCSVSNIANISNLSGPVILAVDSSNITCNGGLDGFIAITATGVSLPLTYSWAGLSNTDSALTNLSQGLYTVTITDALGCVAIRTITLTEPQPYTINSVSPQNNPPYNISCFGLADGELFLSVTGGTAPYNFVWSNGAITQNLQNLTSDLYTVFITDDNNCGTYPTFLLTQPQQLVANAGTDLIFAVRIMLHSSRIHLPSALVTVR